From one Nocardioides scoriae genomic stretch:
- a CDS encoding formate dehydrogenase accessory sulfurtransferase FdhD → MSTIGERRRRPGPTVRDRVTEFRDGARLEREDRVITEEPLELRVGWPGRPAERVAVTMRTPGHDFELAAGWMVHEGITTPRDVRAVRYCTDETLGELEEFNVVTVDLAGPPLTLPAARLVSSACGVCGTDTVQDVLARAEATDPVTLSVATVLALPDRLREQQPGFGRTGGVHAAGLFEADGTRVVVREDVGRHNAVDKVVGSRILTAQRMPPVLVLSGRIGFELVQKAVVSGLGALVAVGAPTSLAVSLAREAGVVMVGFDRGGRFVAYAGAERLRD, encoded by the coding sequence GTGAGCACCATCGGAGAGCGCCGCCGCCGTCCCGGCCCCACGGTGCGCGACCGCGTGACCGAGTTCCGCGACGGCGCCCGGCTCGAGCGCGAGGACCGCGTCATCACCGAGGAGCCGCTCGAGCTGCGCGTGGGGTGGCCGGGCCGACCCGCGGAGCGGGTGGCGGTGACGATGCGGACCCCCGGTCACGACTTCGAGCTGGCCGCCGGGTGGATGGTCCACGAGGGCATCACCACGCCCCGCGACGTCCGTGCGGTGCGCTACTGCACCGACGAGACCCTCGGCGAGCTGGAGGAGTTCAACGTCGTCACGGTCGACCTCGCCGGTCCGCCGCTGACCCTGCCCGCGGCCCGCCTGGTCAGCTCGGCGTGCGGCGTCTGCGGCACCGACACCGTCCAGGACGTGCTCGCCCGCGCCGAGGCGACCGACCCGGTGACCCTGTCGGTCGCGACGGTGCTGGCGCTGCCCGACCGGCTGCGCGAGCAGCAGCCCGGCTTCGGCCGCACGGGCGGGGTCCACGCCGCCGGTCTGTTCGAGGCCGACGGCACCCGCGTCGTGGTCCGCGAGGACGTCGGGCGCCACAACGCCGTCGACAAGGTCGTCGGGTCGCGGATCCTCACGGCGCAGCGGATGCCGCCCGTGCTGGTGCTCAGCGGCCGCATCGGCTTCGAGCTGGTGCAGAAGGCCGTCGTGTCCGGGCTGGGCGCGCTCGTCGCCGTCGGCGCACCGACCTCGCTGGCGGTCTCGCTGGCGCGCGAGGCCGGCGTGGTGATGGTGGGCTTCGACCGCGGCGGCCGCTTCGTGGCGTACGCCGGGGCCGAGCGCCTGCGCGACTGA